Proteins from one Podospora pseudocomata strain CBS 415.72m chromosome 4, whole genome shotgun sequence genomic window:
- the NMA1 gene encoding Nicotinamide/nicotinic acid mononucleotide adenylyltransferase 1 (COG:H; EggNog:ENOG503NU32), whose translation MPPDRLLYNSSLLRPPTVKKFRFLRRSANSPGILYKTHPPDSEHNLNLDRSLPRQQFRGYGSASLCRQEISSAPHSSTTGRASAICHLPGLPPNPCPRTLSAAGMDPAIIAARDNVIRAEVAEREAECILMAARENLLEAREHALRLELEASAANQAQTMFNTLTSHNTTASGTATPVAVSGVPTEAYTFPVDKLKRRQTRPGKTPLVLVACGSFSPITFLHMRMFEMASDFVRFNTDFEVCAGYLSPVSDAYKKAGLAPGRHRVEMCSRAIESSPWLMVDPFETVNCNEKGEPEYVPTAKVLRHFDHEINTVLGGIEGTDGKMHKAKIALLAGADLVMSMGEPGLWSPIDLGVILGQYGAFIVERSGTDIELALSTLKQYENNIWVIGQVIQNDISSTKVRLFLKKDLSVRYLIPDPVVEYINEHHLYQEGPPKEKQEKINGSKDPGPESSNGKLIKG comes from the exons ATGCCCCCAGATCGACTCCTCTACAACTCCTCTCTTTTGCGCCCGCCCACTGTCAAAAAGTTCCGATTCCTGCGCCGATCTGCGAATTCCCCAGGAATCCTGTATAAAACACACCCGCCCGATTCCGAACACAATCTGAATCTCGATCGCTCCCTTCCCCGCCAACAATTCCGAGGTTACGGTTCGGCTTCCCTCTGCCGACAAGAGATCTCGAGTGCCCCGCAttcatccaccaccggcagAGCCTCTGCCATCTGCCATTTGCCTGGCCTCCCTCCGAACCCTTGCCCGAGAACACTTTCCGCTGCCGGCATGGAtcccgccatcatcgccgcccGCGACAATGTCATCCGCGCAGAGGTTGCAGAGCGCGAGGCCGAATGTATCCTCATGGCCGCCCGCGAGAACCTCCTCGAGGCCCGCGAACATGCTCTCCGACTCGAGCTCGAAGCGTCTGCCGCCAACCAGGCGCAAACCATGTTCAACACCTTGACTTcgcacaacaccaccgcttcAGGCACGGCGACGCCCGTGGCCGTCTCGGGCGTCCCGACAGAGGCCTACACATTCCCAGTCGACAAACTAAAGCGCCGACAAACCCGACCAGGCAAGACGCCAttggtcttggtggcctGCGGGTCGTTTTCTC CCATCACCTTTCTCCACATGCGCATGTTCGAGATGGCCTCGGACTTTGTACGCTTCAACACAGACTTTGAAGTTTGCGCTGGATACCTGTCGCCCGTCAGTGACGCATACAAGAAGGCGGGTCTTGCGCCGGGCCGTCACCGAGTCGAGATGTGTTCGCGCGCGATTGAAAGTTCGCCGTGGCTGATGGTCGACCCTTTTGAGACGGTGAACTGCAACGAAAAGGGCGAGCCGGAATATGTGCCTACTGCCAAGGTGCTGCGACACTTTGACCACGAGATCAACACGGTGCTGGGTGGCATCGAGGGCACCGACGGGAAGATGCACAAGGCCAAGATTGCGCTTCTGGCCGGAGCCGATCTGGTCATGTCCATGGGCGAGCCTGGTCTCTGGTCGCCAATCGACTTGGGCGTGATTCTCGGGCAGTATGGTGCCTTCATTGTGGAGCGCTCCGGGACGGATATCGAGTTGGCACTTTCGACCCTTAAGCAGTACGAGAATAACATCTGGGTTATTGGTCAAGTGATCCAGAACGATATCAG TTCGACCAAAGTCCGTCTATTCTTGAAGAAGGACCTCAGCGTGCGGTATCTGATTCCAGATCCGGTTGTAGAG TACATCAACGAGCACCACTTGTACCAAGAAGGGCCGCcaaaggagaagcaggagaagatcaaTGGGTCAAAGGACCCAGGGCCCGAATCCTCCAatggcaagctcatcaaggGCTAA
- a CDS encoding hypothetical protein (EggNog:ENOG503P5V3), producing MKSQLKSLKSWLRDTQGGNSFLTDFETEMWSDDKLSSCLCLETPTAKGDPFTRRLLKSVIQAYDRVVGRYIGSGEMVDEETGDKSYSSNRVNRASNVFGAIMASALPVLSIYALTEIPSTEARIGATAGFIITFAVLMGILGSAKRSERSLQQRLRLQQPRPSSSGAL from the exons ATGAAATCACAACTCAAAAGTCTCAAATCATGGCTTAGAGACACCCAAGGAGGGAATTCCTTCCTCACAGACTTCGAAACCGAAATGTGGAGTGACGACAAACTCAGCTCCTGTCTATGCCTCGAAACACCCACCGCCAAAGGCGACCCATTCACCAGGCGGCTGCTCAAATCCGTCATACAGGCCTACGACCGTGTCGTCGGTCGATATATCGGATCCGGAGAGATGGTAGACGAGGAAACGGGCGACAAATCCTACAGCAGCAACCGGGTCAACCGTGCCAGCAATGTCTTTGGTGCGATCATGGCTTCCGCTCTCCCGGTGCTATCTATCTATGCACTGACTGAGATTCCGTCTACCGAGGCACGTATCGGCGCCACTGCtggcttcatcatcacctttgCTGTGTTGATGGGGATCCTCGGCTCCGCCAAAAGGTCTGAGAGATCATTGCAGCAACGGCTAC GTTTGCAGCAACCGAGGCCGTCTTCATCGGGAGCGCTCTAA
- a CDS encoding hypothetical protein (EggNog:ENOG503NU9C; COG:P), translating to MNDAGGEKIDEHLRAADPDGKKLPKQQEHEQMHLDPSRWWFASSAFPMIAGTLGPVASAFSICALARPWRQNYLPGSDLDAAPFIRDPIWLTIINAIQLLIALIANMALLLNMTQRLRFSIAQPVTIVGWYISSICLISLTATASGPLIIEPTSQYIWSQAFYYGIYGAALYFLVASLMVITFLGAQTEHYPKDFVLTPSQRTLMMQTILLLFYLLLGALLFGRIEGWNYLDAVYWAAVTLFTVGFGDFSPQTGLGKGLVMPFALVGIISLGLVIGSIRSLVLDRGRRRLSARMVEKRRRRMLKQMTKKGKDGILVPIKEGEELRQTPSEVDRGLTEFERREKEFKLMRDIQKETSKKRRWYATAVSACTWAALWLGGARIFQACEEPYQGWTYFDGIFFCFVSLTTIGYGDIVPVSNAGKSFWVFWALLALPTMTVLISNAGDTVVKGVRDATDAIATITILPSERPFKKDLKRFLKHVSFGVLFKEEIIEETPTGILGEAQDRDNTSSDSEEENDAETALQRGQAESSNSSPTSPRVRFNPPFRNDDAHDKNIDDNTADENHPHGPGQHLRERKKRRKSAPFTLPNRQQDYLVILIDEVARVTAHLKEHPPRKYSFKEWAWYLRLIGEDESDAGQHGKASTHVRTKKDKFRGGRPNEGLDDRGEARVTEKVVPWSWVGSKSPLMGGKEEAEWILERLIERLGEELRRGRREGDDDQEGEGQRDEHEGRGGRHEL from the exons ATGAACGATGCAGGCGGGGAAAAGATTGATGAACATCTCCGCGCAGCTGATCCTGACGGTAAGAAGCTGCCAAAACAACAGGAGCATGAGCAGATGCATCTGGACCCGAG CCGATGGTGGTTCGCCTCTTCTGCCTTTCCCATGATAGCAGGCACACTGGGTCCAGTCGCGTCAGCATTCAGTATTTGCGCCCTGGCAAGACCATGGCGACAGAACTACCTCCCCGGCTCCGACCTGGATGCGGCCCCGTTCATCAGGGACCCAATATggctcaccatcatcaacgccatccaGCTGCTCATCGCGCTCATAGCCAACATGGCTCTGTTGCTGAACATGACGCAGCGACTGAGGTTCTCCATCGCCCAGCCAGTCACCATTGTGGGATGGTACATCTCCTCCATATGCCTAATTTCTCTCACCGCAACCGCCTCTGGCCCACTGATCATCGAGCCCACCAGCCAATACATCTGGTCCCAGGCCTTCTACTACGGCATCTACGGCGCCGCTCTTTACTTCCTCGTCGCTTCCCTCATGGTCATCACATTCCTCGGGGCTCAAACAGAGCACTATCCCAAAGACTTTGTGCTCACCCCTAGCCAAAGGACACTGATGATGCAGACTATCTTGCTGCTCTtctacctcctccttggcgcATTGTTATTCGGTAGGATTGAAGGCTGGAACTATCTTGACGCGGTGTACTGGGCGGCTGTCACCCTTTTTACCGTAGGGTTCGGGGACTTCTCCCCACAAACCGGTCTGGGGAAGGGACTGGTCATGCCGTTTGCTTTGGTGGGGATCATCAGCCTCGGTCTTGTCATTGGGTCGATTCGAAGCTTGGTACTTGATCGTGGCAGGCGTAGGCTTAGCGCCcggatggtggagaagagaaggcgGAGGATGCTAAAgcagatgacgaagaagggCAAAGATGGTATTCTCGTGCCTATaaaagagggcgaggagctcagGCAGACGCCTTCCGAGGTTGATCGCGGCCTGACCGAGTTCGAGAGGCGAGAAAAAGAGTTCAAGCTGATGAGGGATATCCAAAAGGAGACGTCGAAAAAGAGGAGGTGGTATGCCACTGCCGTTTCAGCGTGCACCTGGGCTGCGTTGTGGTTAGGGGGGGCAAGGATCTTCCAGGCCTGTGAGGAACCATACCAGGGGTGGACGTATTTTGATGGGATATTCTTTTGCTTTGTGAGCTTGACGACTATCGGCTACGGGGACATCGTCCCGGTCTCTAACGCGGGGAAGTCCTTCTGGGTGTTTTGGGCGTTGTTGGCTTTGCCGACCATGACGGTGTTGATCTCCAACGCCGGTGACACAGTGGTTAAGGGTGTCCGCGACGCCACCGACGCCATCgctaccatcaccatcctccctAGTGAACGCCCCTTCAAAAAGGACCTCAAACGGTTTCTCAAACATGTTTCGTTTGGGGTGCTCTTCAAAGAAGAAATCATTGAGGAAACACCCACTGGCATATTAGGCGAGGCTCAAGACCGCGACAACACCAGCTCGGACTcggaagaagaaaacgaCGCCGAGACAGCCCTTCAGCGGGGTCAAGCCGAGTCATCGAATTCATCACCTACCTCCCCCAGAGTTAGATTCAACCCGCCCTTTCGAAACGATGACGCTCATGACAAAAACATTGACGATAACACCGCCGATGAGAACCACCCCCACGGTCCTGGTCAACATCTCCgggaaaggaagaaaagaaggaaatcTGCCCCGTTTACTCTGCCAAATCGCCAGCAGGATTATTTGGTCATTTTGATCGATGAAGTTGCGAGGGTTACGGCGCATTTGAAGGAGCACCCTCCGAGAAAGTACTCGTTTAAGGAGTGGGCGTGGTATTTGAGGttgattggggaggatgagagtGATGCTGGTCAGCATGGGAAGGCGAGCACGCATGtgaggacgaagaaggaTAAGTTTAGGGGGGGGAGGCCGaatgaggggttggatgataggggggaggcgagggtcACGGAGAAGGTGGTGCCGTGGAGTTGGGTGGGGAGTAAGAGTCCCttgatgggggggaaggaggaggcggagtggattttggagaggttgattgAGCGGCTGGGTGAGGAGttgagacgggggaggagagagggggatgatgatcaggaaggggaagggcagCGTGATGAACatgaggggagaggggggcgtCATGAACTGTAG
- a CDS encoding hypothetical protein (EggNog:ENOG503P680), producing the protein MLRWPLGARRWRPAALTCRVLRRSRFYSTNESVENVQVQCASAGEITVSLHNIAKHASTKPLVIVIPPIPHTGGEPHSSLPRWLREFPAAVINYRWNNVKDPEDKTPLRWPSPVHDLTFGYSWLSANLGLRPEKKKHVFGRPAYVYGSYLGATLGAGLAFTEAHHPFLNLGQGGMTVRGLIAHNGIYNWPMFLPDHPIHSYKLKPPKHGICPFYTNKVQSQRFELEEFDDNTAFGFLYSQMPYLFPSPSNLFDPFASPTLFFQNAPLHVPEDFFNPSRFNNLPSPPALSSAVDNFLADTTGIPEPQPPQSDDPSSSQALSSKPLVELTSQEIDVILAQKTAEAMASSRPRKGYLVFPPRKSTLRVPETLLLFDSDDVPASVDEKRIPPRNSFKVQAIELAGLMRRSVSMFECQTLAKEGDEEFVGPEARGREALRRVKTMELSAQVKEQEEDDIGEWGLRGSEEALAVKWLKGAIREDEDWMEDKRARS; encoded by the exons ATGTTGAGATGGCCACTGGGAGCAAGGCGCTGGCGTCCAGCAGCTCTTACTTGCAGAGTGCTTCGCAGATCTCGCTTCTATAGCACTAATGAGTCAGTTGAGAATGTTCAAGTTCAATGCGCATCAGCTGGTGAGATAACCGTGAG CCTTCACAACATCGCCAAGCATGCATCGACAAAACCTCTGGTTATTGTCATACCTCCAATCCCCCATACCGGAGGGGAACCACATAGCTCGCTCCCAAGATGGCTCCGGGAGTTTCCGGCAGCAGTCATCAACTACCGGTGGAACAACGTGAAAGACCCAGAGGACAAGACACCTCTCAGATGGCCAAGCCCAGTTCACGACCTCACCTTTGGGTACTCCTGGCTGTCAGCCAACCTCGGCCTTCGTccggagaagaaaaagcatGTCTTTGGTCGCCCAGCCTATGTCTATGGCTCCTATCTAGGCGCCACTCTAGGTGCTGGCCTAGCCTTCACAGaagctcaccaccccttTCTGAACCTCGGCCAAGGCGGCATGACCGTCCGTGGTCTTATCGCTCACAACGGGATATACAACTGGCCCATGTTCCTTCCCGACCACCCAATACACAGCTACAAGTTGAAGCCCCCTAAACACGGAATATGCCCATTCTACACCAACAAAGTCCAGTCACAACGTTTTGAGCTCGAGGAATTCGACGACAATACGGCCTTTGGTTTCCTCTACTCCCAAATGCCCTACCTCtttccctcaccatcaaaccTCTTTGACCCGTTCGCTTCCCCGACTCTGTTCTTTCAGAACGCGCCTTTGCATGTACCGGAAGATTTCTTCAACCCATCCCGGTTCAACAACCTACCTTCACCGCCGGCATTATCTTCGGCAGTTGACAATTTCCTGGCTGACACGACGGGCATCCCCGAGCCTCAACCGCCTCAGTCTGATGACCCATCTTCTTCACAGGCACTAAGCTCGAAACCGCTCGTAGAATTGACATCCCAAGAAATTGATGTGATTCTGGCCCAGAAGACAGCCGAAGCTATGGCATCCAGTCGCCCGAGAAAAGGGTATCTAGTCTTCCCGCCACGAAAATCGACCCTTCGAGTTCCGGAGACGCTGCTTTTGTTCGATTCTGACGATGTCCCGGCTTCAGTGGACGAGAAGAGGATACCGCCCAGGAATTCCTTCAAAGTCCAGGCCATAGAGCTAgcggggttgatgagacggAGTGTGAGCATGTTCGAGTGCCAGACATTAGCTaaggagggcgatgaggaatTTGTGGGGCCGGAGGCAAGGGGCAGAGAAGCCCTAAGGAGAGTAAAGACCATGGAGCTTAGTGCCCAAGTTAaagagcaggaggaagatgataTTGGAGAGTGGGGACTAAGGGGCAGTGAAGAAGCTTTGGCGGTGAAGTGGTTGAAGGGGGCCATcagggaggatgaggattgGATGGAGGACAAGAGAGCAAGGTCTTGA
- a CDS encoding hypothetical protein (EggNog:ENOG503P6GA) codes for MQKEITMAPPIRSITATATALLLVIGAHAAENAPCYFPGEVHALGYYPCQPFGAEISLCCPQGWTCFSNALCIATTETKSFPNITLGEVQRGACTSPGWNNALCGGVCLTGDNIYGKLAACTQETFCCEDDYKKGKCTCEEGGGSFEIKRGMGSKIIEVDSETFSGTATVIIAEPVTSLVSDATTTTGTATSTGESSVSNTADGATTTPTSTEPAEVVEGGGGLSKGATIGIGVGAGVAGLLILGALAFFVMRWRRKNSQMMGTNNGGKVTEDPIESHQYGVTYGHAYGEQP; via the exons ATGCAGAAAGAAATAACAATGGCACCACCAATACGATCCATCACCGCTACTGCTACCGCGCTTCTGCTTGTGATAGGAGCCCACGCGGCGGAAAACGCGCCCTGTTACTTCCCCGGTGAAGTACACGCTTTGGGGTACTACCCCTGCCAACCGTTCGGCGCCGAGATATCGCTCTGCTGTCCCCAGGGGTGGACGTGCTTCAGTAACGCGCTGTGTATCGCTACGACGGAGACGAAGAGTTTTCCGAATATTACTCTGGGGGAGGTGCAGAGGGGGGCTTGTACGAGTCCGGGGTGGAATAATGCCCTTTGCGGGGGCGTTTGCTTGA CGGGTGATAACATATACGGGAAGCTGGCTGCTTGTACTCAGGAGACGTTTTGTTGCGAGGATGATTACAAGAAAGGGAAATGTACctgtgaggaagggggtgggagctTTGAGATTAAGAGAGGAATGGGGAGCAAAATTATTGAGGTTGACAGTGAGACTTTTTCTGGGACGGCGACGGTGATAATTGCGGAGCCGGTGACGAGTTTGGTTTCGGATGCTACGACCACGACTGGGACGGCGACGAGTACGGGGGAGAGTTCGGTGAGTAACACTGCCGATGGGGCTACTACCACGCCGACTTCAACGGAGCCAgccgaggttgtggaggggggtggtgggctgtCTAAGGGGGCGACGATTGGGATTGGAGTTGGGGCTGGCGTTGCTGGGCTGCTGATCTTGGGAGCGTTGGCGTTTTTTGTGATGAGGTGGAGACGGAAGAATAGCCAGATGATGGGGACGAATAATGGTGGGAAGGTGACGGAGGATCCTATTGAGAGTCATCAGTATGGGGTTACTTATGGACATGCTTATGGTGAGCAACCCTAG
- the KCH1 gene encoding Potassium transporter (COG:S; EggNog:ENOG503NY0B), which translates to MGFLSHKRRDVVIQPTEKWDFISLNDFKSTSCWTPFAYGILIASMFLSLSVYAVDGFTAYQLIAFDRWSSQIEPAQFIPFQVTKWVFAGCIILSVANLCYEHLRANRIMRRGSVAECFLDHIAQRMECLRPTSGWRRFLVFAELTKSKKGVDYVALFTFFSFQSWIRVLLCSGPRQVLNALTLYSIFRAKLNIKGDNFDASLADFIDKIQALATEDTRQSVILCGMIFTVVVWIFSFLSLVISGVLFVLFLWSYIPREDGGLTGFCERKVNKRLKQIVSVKINKAMEEDERQRKKAELRAAKKNGENRPVTMKPSLPVFADDNLAEMPSLKRAETFMSISEKTDRSNTPGSFEMNTLGQKRPVPSRSGTTATSVSKYSARASLLGGAAAMGVSRSDSPGPAMPAGFPPPPRTATAQSNRSYASSQQLNRMPSNGSNLNAGYTAGQAMYSQDAMPSMPPPVRPPMNEMSNYRGPGPNQQQNRWPGPNQGRPGYDDYSKGRASPAPSTMSYRNGPTSPPRMGPGGYPMRSATGPMPPRGQQPPFPPQRNMTAPIQPFHQRADSNGSGVSMGMGGPPRQPYHHQSASNSSLRNMTMPGAYQPQEIDEYRQPPLPNLAGFGGPLQPQQNEDYRQPTLPNIEAPQQDNDYRQPTLPNLDGVAPNSSQSHDEYQYTSRSLTGSNKTPASYPAEDDAMKYEDPSNPGRSDSPGPFQALPAEGSGYLDRSNTGRSNSPGPFQAQPMGGSGQLDRSNTGTSNNSFQAYQPRATDGSNENPSRSATMWSDSPGPFPEQSTSQSQSMDQPATVSHAITTEWTSPVPIQPSATGQSSYVSRLDPGPSSGYVSRLEPDRSPSPELDIFAAPARANTVSGAFSLDDYDYDRGPQRANTTVGNMSGSSSRDLAPHNNNNGWSDDLERGNQSRY; encoded by the exons ATGGGATTTTTAAGTcataaaaggagggatgtTGTGATCCAGCCAACCGAGAAGTGGGACTTTATT AGCTTGAACGATTTCAAGTCGACCTCATGTTGGACGCCCTTCGCCTATGGAATCCTTATTGCTTCCATGTTCCTGTCGTTGTCTGTGTACGCCGTCGATGGTTTCACAGCGTACCAACTCATTGCGTTCGACAGATGGTCTTCCCAAATCGAACCGGCTCAGTTCATCCCATTCCAAGTCACGAAATGGGTATTCGCCGGCTGCATCATCCTCTCCGTGGCCAATCTCTGCTACGAGCACCTTCGCGCCAACCGAATTATGCGAAGAGGAAGTGTTGCTGAGTGTTTCCTCGATCATATTGCTCAGCGCATGGAGTGCCTTCGACCAACCAgcggttggaggaggtttctCGTTTTCGCCGAACTAACCAAGAGCAAAAAGGGCGTCGACTACGTCGCCCTCTTCACTTTCTTCAGCTTCCAGTCATGGATTCGAGTGCTCCTCTGCTCCGGGCCCCGTCAGGTTCTCAACGCTCTTACGCTCTATTCTATTTTCAGGGCGAAGCTCAACATCAAGGGAGACAACTTTGATGCTTCACTCGCTGATTTCATCGACAAGATCCAGGCTCTTGCGACTGAAGACACGAGGCAATCTGTCATTCTCTGTGGTATGATCTTCACTGTGGTCGTTTGGATCTTCTCGTTTCTTTCGTTGGTAATCTCAGGGGTACTTTTCGTGCTGTTCTTGTGGAGTTACATCCCCCGCGAAGATGGAGGTTTGACGGGTTTCTGCGAGCGCAAGGTCAACAAGCGCCTCAAGCAGATTGTCTcggtcaagatcaacaaggcgatggaggaagacgagAGACAACGAAAAAAGGCGGAACTCAgggcggccaagaagaacgGGGAGAACAGACCAGTCACCATGAAGCCATCTCTGCCCGTTTTCGCCGACGATAATCTGGCTGAGATGCCGAGTCTGAAGAGAGCCGAGACCTTCATGTCTATTTCCGAGAAGACCGACCGTTCGAATACTCCTGGCAGCTTTGAGATGAATACTCTTGGGCAAAAGCGACCAGTTCCATCTCGGTCTGGAACTACGGCGACGTCGGTCAGCAAATACTCGGCCAGAGCATCGCTTCTCGGTGGGGCTGCCGCCATGGGTGTTAGCCGTTCAGATTCACCAGGACCGGCGATGCCAGCCGgtttccctccccctcccaggaCTGCGACTGCTCAATCCAACCGAAGTTACGCATCAAGCCAGCAACTCAACAGGATGCCTTCGAACGGTTCGAATCTCAACGCGGGCTACACTGCTGGCCAGGCAATGTATTCTCAAGATGCTATGCCCAGCATGCCGCCCCCGGTTAGGCCACCAATGAATGAAATGAGCAACTACAGAGGTCCAGGGCCAAATCAGCAGCAAAATAGATGGCCTGGGCCCAATCAAGGAAGACCAGGATATGACGACTATTCGAAAGGACGGGCCAGTCCTGCCCCATCCACCATGTCGTATCGCAATGGCCCAACGTCGCCCCCGAGAATGGGACCAGGAGGATATCCAATGCGCAGCGCCACCGGCCCAATGCCACCTCGGGGACAGCAACCACCATTCCCACCCCAGAGGAATATGACTGCTCCCATTCAGCCTTTTCACCAACGGGCCGATAGCAACGGTTCGGGCGTGTCTATGGGTATGGGTGGGCCTCCTCGTCAGCCATATCATCACCAAAGTGCTAGCAACAGTTCGCTGAGAAATATGACCATGCCGGGCGCCTACCAACCGCAAGAGATCGATGAATACCGACAACCGCCGCTGCCAAATCTCGCTGGATTTGGCGGGCCCCTCCAACCACAGCAGAACGAGGATTACAGGCAACCGACTCTGCCAAACATAGAGGCGCCACAACAAGACAATGATTACCGGCAGCCGACATTGCCAAACCTCGACGGTGTTGCGCCAAATTCTTCACAGAGCCATGACGAATACCAGTATACGAGTCGATCACTCACAGGAAGCAACAAAACGCCAGCTTCGTACCCGGCAGAAGACGATGCGATGAAGTATGAGGATCCATCAAATCCTGGGAGGAGCGATTCACCTGGCCCATTCCAGGCACTGCCTGCGGAAGGCTCTGGGTACCTTGATAGATCTAATACTGGGAGGAGCAACTCGCCCGGACCTTTCCAGGCGCAGCCCATGGGCGGTTCTGGTCAGCTTGACAGGTCCAACACCGGGACGAGCAACAATTCCTTTCAGGCGTATCAGCCTCGGGCCACTGATGGTTCCAATGAGAACCCCTCGAGATCTGCCACGATGTGGAGCGACTCACCTGGCCCATTCCCCGAGCAAAGCACCAGCCAATCTCAGTCCATGGATCAGCCGGCAACTGTCTCGCACGCCATAACAACCGAGTGGACTTCCCCGGTGCCCATCCAGCCGTCGGCCACTGGCCAGTCTAGCTATGTAAGCAGGCTGGATCCTGGGCCATCATCTGGGTACGTCAGCAGACTGGAGCCCGACAGAAGTCCGTCACCGGAACTCGACATTTTTGCGGCCCCGGCTCGGGCAAATACCGTGTCAGGGGCGTTCTCCCTTGATGACTACGATTACGATCGTGGTCCCCAACGGGCCAATACAACCGTTGGCAACATGTCCGGCAGCAGTTCTCGGGATCTTGCCCCtcataacaacaacaatggctgGAGCGACGACTTGGAGAGAGGCAACCAGTCGAGATACTGA